The following are from one region of the Oncorhynchus masou masou isolate Uvic2021 chromosome 24, UVic_Omas_1.1, whole genome shotgun sequence genome:
- the cirbpb gene encoding cold inducible RNA binding protein b isoform X2, producing MSDEGKLFVGGLCFDTDETSLEEAFSKYGNIAKVDVVRDRETQRSRGFGFVTFENPEDAKDAMAAMNGKSVDGRMIRVDEAGKSGGRSDRGGGFRGGSGGFRGGSGGFRGGRGRGGGGYGGGERSYGGDRSYGGDRSYGGDRSYGGGGDRSYGGGYRSGGGGGYSSGGGSGGYREARSEGGYGGRSGGSYRDSYDSYATHE from the exons ATGTCTGACGAGGGGAAGCTTTTTGTTGGAGGATTGTGTTTTGACACCGATGAAACTTCACTGGAAGAGGCGTTTTCAAAATATGGAAACATTGCTAAAG tCGACGTTGTCAGAGATCGTGAGACGCAGAGATCCAGGGGTTTCGGCTTTGTGACTTTTGAAAACCCAGAAGATGCTAAAGACGCAATGGCTGCAATGAATGGCAAG TCGGTCGATGGCAGGATGATTCGTGTGGATGAAGCTGGCAAGTCAGGAGGAAGATCTGACCGTGGGGGCGGCTTCAGGGGCGGTTCTGGTGGCTTCAGGGGCGGTTCTGGTGGCTTCAGGGGAGGCAGAGGACGAG GTGGTGGAGGTTATGGTGGGGGAGAAAGAAGCTATGGTGGGGACCGCAGCTATGGTGGGGACCGCAGCTATGGTGGGGACCGCAGCTATGGGGGTGGCGGGGACCGCAGCTATGGTGGTGGCtacaggagtggtggtggaggaggatacTCCTCTGGGGGTGGCAGCGGAGGTTACAGAGAGGCCAG GAGTGAAGGTGGTTATGGTGGCCGCTCTGGGGGATCCTACAGAGACAGCTATGACAGCTATG CTACACACgagtaa
- the cirbpb gene encoding cold inducible RNA binding protein b isoform X1: MSDEGKLFVGGLCFDTDETSLEEAFSKYGNIAKVDVVRDRETQRSRGFGFVTFENPEDAKDAMAAMNGKSVDGRMIRVDEAGKSGGRSDRGGGFRGGSGGFRGGSGGFRGGRGRGGGGYGGGERSYGGDRSYGGDRSYGGDRSYGGGGDRSYGGGYRSGGGGGYSSGGGSGGYREARSEGGYGGRSGGSYRDSYDSYGKYKDVA, from the exons ATGTCTGACGAGGGGAAGCTTTTTGTTGGAGGATTGTGTTTTGACACCGATGAAACTTCACTGGAAGAGGCGTTTTCAAAATATGGAAACATTGCTAAAG tCGACGTTGTCAGAGATCGTGAGACGCAGAGATCCAGGGGTTTCGGCTTTGTGACTTTTGAAAACCCAGAAGATGCTAAAGACGCAATGGCTGCAATGAATGGCAAG TCGGTCGATGGCAGGATGATTCGTGTGGATGAAGCTGGCAAGTCAGGAGGAAGATCTGACCGTGGGGGCGGCTTCAGGGGCGGTTCTGGTGGCTTCAGGGGCGGTTCTGGTGGCTTCAGGGGAGGCAGAGGACGAG GTGGTGGAGGTTATGGTGGGGGAGAAAGAAGCTATGGTGGGGACCGCAGCTATGGTGGGGACCGCAGCTATGGTGGGGACCGCAGCTATGGGGGTGGCGGGGACCGCAGCTATGGTGGTGGCtacaggagtggtggtggaggaggatacTCCTCTGGGGGTGGCAGCGGAGGTTACAGAGAGGCCAG GAGTGAAGGTGGTTATGGTGGCCGCTCTGGGGGATCCTACAGAGACAGCTATGACAGCTATGGTAAGTATAAAGATGTAGCCTAG